The proteins below come from a single Miscanthus floridulus cultivar M001 chromosome 1, ASM1932011v1, whole genome shotgun sequence genomic window:
- the LOC136498549 gene encoding pyruvate dehydrogenase (acetyl-transferring) kinase, mitochondrial-like, whose amino-acid sequence MASEPVARAVAEEVARWGTMRQTGVSLRYMMEFGARPTERTLLLAAQFLHKELPIRIARRALGLDSLPFGLSTKPAILKVRDWYVESFRDIRSFPEVRNQEDELAFTQMIKMIRVRHTNVVPAIALGVQQMKKDLGGPKAFPPGIHEIHQFLDRFYMSRIGIRMLIGQHVALHDPDPKPGVIGLINTKMSPMTVARIASEDARAICMWEYGSSPDVDIYGDPGFTFPYVTPHLHLMIFELVKNSLRAVQERYMDSDKLAPPVRIIVADGAEDVTIKISDEGGGIPRSGLSRIFTYLYSTAENPPDLDGHNEGVTMAGYGYGIPISRLYARYFGGDLQIISMEGYGTDAYLHLSRLGDSEEPLP is encoded by the exons atGGCGTCGGAACCGGTggcgcgggcggtggcggaggaggtgGCGCGCTGGGGCACGATGCGCCAGACCGGGGTCAGCCTGCGCTACATGATGGAGTTCGGGGCGCGCCCCACGGAGCGGACCCTCCTCCTCGCCGCGCAGTTCCTGCACAAGGAGCTCCCCATCCGCATCGCGCGACGGGCGCTCGGCCTCGACTCGCTCCCCTTCGGCCTCTCCACCAAGCCCGCCATCCTCAAG GTGAGAGATTGGTATGTGGAGTCATTCCGTGACATCCGGTCCTTCCCAGAGGTGAGGAACCAGGAAGATGAGCTCGCCTTCACCCAGATGATCAAAATGATCAGGGTGCGGCACACCAATGTGGTGCCTGCGATTGCATTGGGTGTGCAGCAGATGAAGAAGGACTTGGGCGGTCCAAAGGCGTTCCCCCCTGGAATCCATGAGATCCATCAGTTCCTTGATCGCTTCTACATGTCAAGGATTGGGATCCGGATGCTGATAG GGCAGCACGTCGCTTTGCATGACCCTGATCCAAAGCCTGGTGTGATAGGGCTTATAAACACAAAAATGTCACCCATGACAGTGGCTCGAATTGCTAGTGAAGATGCACGTGCTATTTGCATGTGGGAGTATGGATCATCTCCTGATGTTGACATATATGGTGATCCGGGTTTTACATTTCC ATATGTTACACCACATCTACATCTCATGATTTTCGAGCTGGTGAAGAACTCCCTTCGCGCGGTACAGGAACGGTATATGGATTCTGATAAGCTTGCACCTCCAGTTCGAATCATAGTTGCTGATGGAGCAGAGGACGTAACTATTAAG ATTAGTGATGAAGGTGGTGGAATACCAAGGAGTGGCCTCTCAAGAATTTTTACGTATCTCTATAGTACAGCAGAAAACCCTCCTGATCTGGATGGACATAATGAAGGAGTAACTATGGCTGGATATGGTTATGGGATCCCTATTAGTCGTCTTTATGCTCGATATTTCGGTGGGGACTTGCAGATCATCTCTATGGAAGGATATG GAACTGATGCTTACCTCCACTTATCACGGCTGGGAGATTCAGAGGAACCCTTGCCTTAA
- the LOC136544505 gene encoding uncharacterized protein produces MGECAPTAAVATASTAKTSVWWDIDKCAVPRGRCDPHRIAHNLIAALAAARYVGPVSIAAYGDAARVPPPVLAALSATGICLNHVPAGSKDTSEKRMLVDMLFWAFDNPPPGNYLLISGDQDLSDLLHRLRMKRYDILLVRPPNASSQVLAAAAKKVWLWENLTAGELLLPEPPPPRSVLGCKLHLNSSDTLKCSHSKVLFDYGKSDGNGKEGTQIRVRTLQKYVKKASYSSTTEICQDRVVPAGGVSRSSTGRTLSEVDHYSVSSLSSSSSDSTKHAKANTSVPPENRTLSNLSSHRHVLFTHSQAEATTQPVLADKPGISTGCLPRNATLNFGASNGQCNQMSQHFRYFEAQSKLHSEFTPGSYKGKAVDRHVSKPLQMYVKKKTNITFGSANKPVGSIGVPECPVGKSTIELDQASVSASPTSTQSHSSAQRPIASAHLHQVKAPHESILGKKPSTSVELHQVKAPHESILGEKPSTSVELVRVPHESFLSKKPSTSAEHALRNGTHDSDVCAIKYNPTYQQFKCSEAQNKLNSCSNVGDNNGKLGNEYKTNKEQPYAKWINIFTASASNEIKPSTRTFDNSNGSTSSYPSQSLSASSSSKSLQSARVNDSNLLLLDQIPLLTDNLHQDGATSIFGKKNSTSFQCTAKSGTFVFGASSGQNHQTYPHVQSSLLSEQYNSGTSIVHGHADSINLHRGSSASPSVEQNGVPFAQTRTWSSGSAFEGLDDICNSFSRLNISECPQGTTETRPQGPPTNGPSMGIPDNSGHPVGFHESRSSFHLDSNSSCYLNHSSDPQSGQPPFSGYTCTVGHQPNMSSDMQSSEHSGDKPRHLSNSAEPEVGIILQALDILKTEKIFPTETNIADCICYGELNLTGFDVKKALELAIRHEAVVMKKLLNDMPLFVAKDESLWKCVNVTNTKAKNPTEELEAVYKYISSPDGHSAMMNSQSRYQAAMILKRSCMQQYALGDILQVLHIVVVRKKWLVPHSSGWQPLSLYTTADTATTDAPGKVKSSFPVVVSG; encoded by the exons ATGGGAGAGTGCGCGCCTACGGCGGCGGTCGCGACGGCGTCGACGGCCAAGACGTCGGTGTggtgggacatcgacaagtgcgcGGTGCCCCGCGGCCGCTGTGACCCGCACCGCATCGCCCACAACCTCATCGCCGCGCTCGCCGCTGCGCGGTACGTCGGCCCCGTCTCGATTGCTGCCTACGGCGACGCCGCCCGGGTCCCCCCGCCCGTCCTGGCAGCGCTCTCCGCCACCGGCATCTGCCTCAACCACGTCCCTGCCG GGAGCAAAGACACCAGTGAGAAGAGGATGCTTGTCGACATGTTGTTCTGGGCATTCGACAATCCTCCACCGGGCAACTACTTGCTTATCTCAGGCGATCAGGATCTCTCTGACCTCCTTCACAGACTTAGGATGAAACGCTATGATATCCTGCTAGTACGACCTCCCAATGCATCATCTCAGGTGCTTGCTGCTGCAGCTAAGAAGGTCTGGCTCTGGGAAAACCTTACAGCAGGAGAGCTGCTGCTACCAGAGCCTCCGCCTCCAAGAAGTGTGCTAGGTTGCAAGCTGCATCTGAATAGTTCTGATACCTTGAAGTGTTCACATAGTAAGGTTCTTTTCGATTATGGTAAGAGTGATGGTAATGGAAAGGAAGGCACTCAAATTAGAGTGAGAACTCTTCAAAAGTATGTTAAGAAGGCAAGTTATTCATCTACTACTGAAATTTGTCAAGATCGTGTAGTGCCAGCTGGTGGAGTTTCTAGAAGTTCTACTGGAAGGACACTGAGTGAGGTCGACCATTATTCGgtttcatcattatcatcatcaagtTCTGACTCAACAAAACATGCAAAAGCGAATACCTCAGTTCCACCGGAAAATCGTACTTTGTCCAACTTGTCGTCTCATAGACATGTCCTGTTTACTCATTCACAAGCAGAAGCAACAACCCAGCCCGTCCTTGCTGATAAGCCTGGCATATCAACTGGGTGTTTGCCAAGAAATGCAACTCTTAATTTTGGTGCTAGTAATGGTCAATGTAATCAAATGTCTCAGCATTTCAGATACTTTGAAGCACAGAGTAAGCTTCATTCCGAGTTTACACCAGGCAGTTATAAGGGAAAGGCAGTCGATCGACATGTGTCGAAGCCACTTCAGATGTATGTAAAGAAGAAGACAAACATCACATTTGGTTCTGCTAACAAGCCGGTTGGTTCAATTGGGGTTCCTGAATGTCCTGTAGGAAAGAGTACAATTGAGCTAGACCAAGCTTCTGTTTCAGCATCGCCAACTTCTACTCAGTCCCATTCATCAGCTCAAAGGCCTATAGCTTCTGCTCATTTGCATCAAGTGAAAGCACCACATGAATCCATCCTTGGTAAGAAGCCTAGCACATCAGTTGAGTTGCATCAAGTGAAAGCGCCACATGAATCCATCCTTGGTGAGAAGCCTAGCACATCGGTTGAGCTAGTGAGAGTACCACATGAGTCCTTCCTCAGTAAAAAACCTAGCACATCAGCTGAGCATGCATTAAGAAATGGGACACATGATTCTGATGTTTGTGCTATCAAATATAATCCAACATATCAGCAATTCAAATGTTCTGAAGCACAGAATAAGCTCAACTCTTGCTCTAATGTGGGTGATAACAATGGGAAGTTAGGAAATGAATACAAGACCAATAAAGAGCAACCCTATGCAAAATGGATAAATATTTTCACAGCTTCAGCAAGCAATGAAATAAAGCCGTCTACTAGAACTTTTGATAATTCTAACGGAAGTACTTCAAGCTATCCAAGTCAATCTTTGTCAGCATCGTCAAGCTCCAAATCGCTTCAGAGTGCAAGGGTGAATGACTCAAATCTGCTGTTATTAGATCAGATACCTTTACTTACTGACAATTTGCATCAGGATGGAGCAACATCCATTTTTGGTAAGAAGAATAGCACATCATTTCAGTGCACTGCGAAAAGTGGAACTTTCGTTTTTGGTGCTAGTAGTGGCCAGAACCATCAGACATATCCGCATGTCCAGTCTTCTCTGCTATCAGAGCAATATAATTCAGGTACTAGTATAGTTCATGGTCATGCTGACTCAATAAATTTGCATAGAGGCAGCTCTGCTTCGCCATCAGTAGAACAAAATGGTGTTCCGTTTGCACAAACACGAACATGGTCCAGTGGCTCAGCTTTTGAAGGTTTGGATGATATTTGCAATAGTTTTAGTAGACTGAATATTTCTGAATGCCCTCAAGGAACTACTGAGACCAGGCCTCAAGGTCCACCTACTAATGGTCCTTCGATGGGAATACCAGATAATTCTGGACATCCTGTAGGTTTTCACGAGAGCAGATCATCTTTTCACTTGGATTCTAACTCCAGCTGCTATCTGAATCACTCTAGTGACCCTCAAAGTGGCCAACCTCCTTTCAGTGGCTATACTTGCACAGTCGGGCACCAACCTAATATGTCCAGTGATATGCAAAGCTCTGAACACTCTGGAGATAAGCCAAGACATCTGTCAAATTCTGCTGAGCCTGAAGTAGGAATAATATTGCAAGCTTTGGACATATTGAAGACTGAAAAGATATTCCCAACAGAAACAAACATTGCAGACTGTATATGTTATGGAGAGCTGAATTTAACAGGTTTTGATGTTAAGAAGGCTCTTGAACTTGCCATTCGACATGAAGCTGTCGTTATGAAGAAATTACTAAATGACATGCCATTATTTGTTGCAAAAGACGAGAGCCTCTGGAAATGTGTGAATGTAACAAATACCAAAGCAAAGAATCCCACAGAGGAGCTAGAGGCAGTTTATAAGTACATTTCATCCCCCGATGGCCACTCTGCAATGATGAATTCTCAGTCAAG GTACCAAGCTGCAATGATCTTGAAGAGATCGTGCATGCAGCAGTATGCACTGGGCGACATTCTCCAGGTTCTGCATATCGTTGTTGTTCGAAAGAAATGGCTTGTGCCTCATTCTTCAGGCTGGCAGCCGCTGTCCTTATACACAACAGCGGATACTGCAACTACTGATGCTCCAGGAAAAGTTAAATCTTCTTTTCCTGTGGTCGTCTCAGGATAG